A window of the Emys orbicularis isolate rEmyOrb1 chromosome 1, rEmyOrb1.hap1, whole genome shotgun sequence genome harbors these coding sequences:
- the LOC135895255 gene encoding olfactory receptor 52K1-like, which translates to MSDSNTTDFTNPCTFILLGIPGLEMAHVWISIPFCTIYPIAILGNFTVLFIVKREPSLHEPMYYFLCMLAITDLVLSTSTLPKMLSIFWFNSREIDFSACITQMYFIACFLVMDSGILVAMALDRYVAICHPLRHSTTLTSPLVMKIGLAMVLRGSMLVLPIPFLARQWPYCRTNIIPHSYCEHMAVVKLACADIRISSNYSISVGFIVTGLDVFFITLSYIQILRAIFILPTKDAQLKTFGTCVSHLCVILSTYIPSVFSALMHHFGHNVAVHFHVLMANAYLLMPPMLHPIIYGVRTKQIRDRLLQLFTHKGI; encoded by the coding sequence atgtcagattccaacacaactgacttcaccaacccctgcaccttcatcctgctgggcattcctggcctggagatggcccatgtctggatctcaatccccttctgcaccatctatcccatagccatcttggggaacttcaccgTCCTTTTCATTGTGAAGAGGGAGCcgagcctccatgagcccatgtactatttcctctgcatgctggctaTCACTGACCTGGTCCTGTCTACATCCACCCtacccaaaatgctgagcattttctggttcaattccagggagatcgatttcagtgcctgcatcacccagatgtacttcattgCCTGCTTCTTAGTGATGGACTCTGGGATCCTTGTGGCCATGGCTTTggatcgctacgtggccatctgccatcccctgagacattccaccaccctgacaagcccttTGGTGATGAAGATTGGCCTGGCCATGGTGCTGCGTGGCAGCATGCTCGTACTGCCCATTCCCTTCCTGGCGAGgcagtggccatattgcagaaccaacatcatcccccactcgtactgtgagcacatggccgtggtgaagctggcctgtgcTGACATCCGCATCAGTAGTAACTACAGCATCTCTGTGGGATTCATAGTGACTGGTCTGGATGTGTTTTTTATCACTTTGTCCTACatccagatcctcagggccatcttcatcctccccacaaaggatgcccagctcaagacttttgggacctgtgtctcccacctctgtgtcatTTTATCCACTTACATCCCATCTGTCTTCTCCGCCCTCATGCACCATTTTGGCCACAATGTGGCTGTACATTTCCATGTTCTGATGGCCAATGCGTACCTGCTCATGCCCCCCATGCTACACCCCATCATCTAtggggtgaggaccaaacagattcgggacaggctgctccagctctttacCCATAAAGGAATCTAA